Proteins encoded within one genomic window of Gigantopelta aegis isolate Gae_Host chromosome 2, Gae_host_genome, whole genome shotgun sequence:
- the LOC121377487 gene encoding iron-sulfur cluster co-chaperone protein HscB-like, whose product MAASIGVRLFCVFRRPDHLCLLKSKLVNAAQTRLIQVFQKYTPGMQINVDVHQCCDILHHLKLNQSGRGFMSMPTGKYLHSCEALPERICWKCGRSIDPYLELFFCKCGVVQTPADINFFKLMGLKESFDVDVANLSHMLIDLQKRLHPDKYQNKSDTEKELAEKQSSLINKAYTTLSKPLPRAIYLLDLHNHSITEEEEVRNLEFLNEIMELNEALAEATQVEEVDSLEKKVLEQLELTLKKMSEAFRRHDYKSAKPNVVKYQYYINVRDKIKQYYRQLMI is encoded by the exons ATGGCCGCCTCCATTGGTGTAaggttattttgtgtttttcgaCGTCCTGATCATCTCTGTCTTTTAAAATCTAAACTTGTTAATGCTGCACAGACTAGACTTATTCAAGTATTCCAAAAATATACGCCAGGCATGCAAATTAACGTAGATGTACACCAATGCTGTGACATTTTACACCATTTGAAATTGAATCAAAGCGGACGAGGTTTTATGTCGATGCCCACTGGAAAGTACTTGCACAGCTGCGAGGCTTTGCCTGAGCGAATATGTTGGAAATGTGGACGATCAATAGACCCCTATTTGGAGCTGTTCTTTTGTAAATGCGGTGTGGTTCAAACTCCAGCTGACATCAATTTCTTCAAGTTGATGGGGTTGAAAGAGAGTTTTGATGTTGATGTGGCGAATTTATCACATATGCTGATTGATTTGCAGAAAAGACTTCACCCTgacaaatatcaaaataaatctgat acGGAGAAGGAGTTGGCTGAAAAACAGTCATCTCTGATCAACAAAGCATACACCACGTTGTCGAAACCCCTCCCCCGAGCAATCTACCTGCTGGATTTACACAACCACTCCATTACAGAGGAAGAGGAAGTGCGAAATTTGGAATTCCTCAATGAAATCATGGAATTGAATGAAGCTCTTGCTGAAGCGACACAAGTAGAAGAAGTAGACAGCTTGGAGAAAAAGGTTTTGGAGCAACTTGAGCTCACTTTGAAAAAGATGTCAGAAGCATTTCGTAGGCACGACTATAAGAGTGCCAAGCCGAATGTAGTGAAATATCAGTACTATATAAATGTCCGTGATAAAATCAAACAGTATTACAGGCAGCTGATGATATAG